One segment of Perognathus longimembris pacificus isolate PPM17 chromosome 26, ASM2315922v1, whole genome shotgun sequence DNA contains the following:
- the Zbtb38 gene encoding LOW QUALITY PROTEIN: zinc finger and BTB domain-containing protein 38 (The sequence of the model RefSeq protein was modified relative to this genomic sequence to represent the inferred CDS: inserted 3 bases in 2 codons; deleted 9 bases in 5 codons), which produces MTVMSLSRDIKDDCHSDTVLSILNEQRIRGVLCDVTIIVEDTKFKAHSNVLAASSLYFKNIFWSHTICISSHVLELDDLKAEVFTEILNYIYSSTVVVRTRETVTDLAAAGRRLGIAFLEDLTDRSFASSPSPYVFCITEKGTVKEEKSDRRPEEPGVVNGPRITNAFSIMETESGGGMFSPLDLRASFKKMSDSMRTAGLCLERPDGCREAEPVRTLAEHSYAVSSLPETYRSQPPPRLAEPDRGSPERAGPARSEAPAAPLHAGPRAGTLSLPPDADPTPEDLAAPPAPSPQAARRGRSPPPAAALPPAPSPDREDVPPSREDGPATAAATTAAATTTTAHPFPDGAAAGPPPAAEVPPLIYSCSCCAQSFDSSALLGAHMQLHRPTQEPLVCKYCNKQFTTLNRLDRHEQICMRAGQLPAAGDGARFLEKYPTIGQHGGAFPGPEALLAPRRTGELPGAGGALQDADHMVKFVNGQMLYSCVVCKRSYVTLSSLRRHANVHSWRRTYPCHYCNKVFALAEYRTRHEIWHTGERRYQCIFCLETFMTYYILKNHQKSFHAIDHRLSVSKKTANGGLKPAVYPYKLYRLLPMKCKRAPLKSFRSNPYEPPRDPRPAPEPAPGPPPRTAPQDAPLLPPGLPGRGRLVALAPPADLLPPGAPAAQDPAASTDGQKVEGGGWGLGAPELHLDGGGFYTPARPRAPAPQEKPAASVISFGGAAPSVIVHGRQFSSVITHGKAVAGGPPRRPGRARRQPGPSGTPPEAGPKPPRRGRRPPPSGKGEAAEEAVECKAEPPGGPRAEPPPPPEPGKKTSKIETYIAKPALPGTSTDSNVAPLCQITVKIGNEAIVKRHILGSKLFCRRGRRSPVRRARGAAAAAPPPESQPGVPADGPLELCHAECVELSEAFEDASDQDSSDKPWRPYYNYKPKKKSRQLRKMRKVSWRKEXPRSPGGGWRKYPAELDRAPARPAPEKAPPEDEDHKEMPKLQCELCNGDRAAGAGGPGRPHQHLPAKPHHTCELCAKQFQSPSTLKMHMRCHTGEKPYQCQTCGAASPCRANLQKHARIHLGLKEFVCRYCSKAFTLNETLKIHERIHTGEKRYHCQFCLQGFLYLSTKRNHERRHAREHDGKGFACFQCPXICKTAAALGMHQKKHLFKNPAKLEKAGDPDAPAPADSGDNGQSDGLHAAAENAL; this is translated from the exons ATGACAGTCATGTCCCTTTCCAGGGACATCAAGGACGACTGCCACAGCGACACGGTGCTCTCCATCCTGAACGAGCAGCGCATCCGGGGCGTCCTGTGCGACGTCACCATCATCGTGGAGGacaccaagttcaaggcccacagcaATGTCCTGGCCGCGTCCAGCCTGTATTTCAAGAACATCTTCTGGAGCCACACGATCTGCATCTCCAGCCACGTCCTGGAGCTGGACGACCTCAAGGCCGAGGTGTTCACGGAGATCCTCAACTACATCTACAGCTCCACGGTGGTGGTCAGGACTCGGGAGACGGTCACCGACCTGGCCGCCGCCGGCCGGAGGCTGGGGATCGCCTTCCTGGAGGACCTCACCGACCGCAGCTTCGCCAGCTCGCCCAGCCCCTACGTCTTCTGCATCACCGAGAAGGGCACGGTGAAGGAGGAGAAGAGCGACAGGCGGCCTGAGGAGCCGGGGGTGGTGAACGGGCCCCGCATCACCAACGCCTTCTCCATCATGGAGACCGAGAGCGGCGGCGGCATGTTCTCCCCGCTGGACCTGAGAGCCAGCTTCAAGAAGATGTCCGACTCCATGAGGACGGCCGGCCTCTGCCTGGAGCGCCCCGACGGGTGCCGCGAGGCCGAGCCGGTGCGCACGCTGGCGGAGCACTCGTACGCCGTGTCCTCCCTCCCGGAGACCTACCGGAGCCAGCCGCCCCCGCGCCTGGCGGAGCCCGACCGCGGCTCGCCCGAGCGGGCCGGCCCCGCGCGCAGCgaggcccccgccgccccgctccACGCGGGCCCCCGGGCCGggaccctctccctgcccccggACGCCGACCCCACCCCGGAGGACCTGGCGGCCCCGCCCGCGCCCAGCCCGCAGGCCGCCCGGCGAGGGAGGAGCCCGCCGCCGgccgccgccctcccccccgccccgtctccCGACCGGGAGGACGTGCCCCCGTCCCGGGAGGACGGCCCCGCCACGGCGGccgccaccaccgccgccgccaccaccacgaCGGCGCACCCCTTTCCCGACGGCGCCGCCGCCGGGCCGCCCCCCGCGGCCGAGGTCCCGCCGCTCATCTACAGCTGCAGCTGCTGCGCCCAGTCCTTCGACAGCAGCGCCCTCCTGGGCGCCCACATGCAGCTCCACCGGCCCACCCAGGAGCCCCTGGTGTGCAAGTACTGCAACAAGCAGTTCACCACGCTCAACAGGCTGGACCGCCACGAGCAGATCTGCATGCGGGCCGGCCAGCTGCCCGCCGCCGGCGACGGCGCCCGCTTCCTGGAGAAGTACCCCACCATAGGGCAGCACGGGGGGGCCTTCCCCGGCCCCGAGGCCTTACTGGCCCCACGCAGGACCGGGGAGCTCCCCGGCGCGGGCGGCGCCCTGCAGGACGCGGACCACATGGTGAAGTTCGTGAACGGGCAGATGCTGTACAGCTGCGTGGTGTGCAAGCGGAGCTACGTGACGCTGTCCAGCCTGCGGCGGCACGCCAACGTGCACTCGTGGCGGCGGACCTACCCCTGCCACTACTGCAACAAGGTGTTCGCGCTG GCCGAGTACCGCACGCGCCACGAGATCTGGCAC ACGGGCGAGCGGCGCTACCAGTGCATCTTCTGCCTGGAGACCTTCATGACCTACTACATCCTGAAGAACCACCAGAAGTCCTTCCACGCCATCGACCACCGGCTCTCCGTGAGCAAGAAGACGGCCAACGGGGGCCTCAAGCCCGCCGTGTACCCCTACAAGCTCTACCGGCTGCTGCCCATGAAGTGCAAGCGGGCCCCCCTCAAGAGCTTCCGGAGCAACCCCTACGAGCCCCCGCGGGACCCCCGGCCGGCCCCCGAGCCGGCGCCCGGGCCTCCGCCGCGCACCGCCCCGCAGGAcgcgccgctgctgccgccgggCCTTCCTGGGCGAGGCCGGCTGGTGGCCCTGGCCCCCCCG GCCGACCTCCTCCCGCCGGGGGCGCCCGCCGCCCAGGACCCGGCCGCCTCCACCGACGGGCAGAAGGTGGAGGGCGGCGGGTGGGGGCTGGGCGCCCCGGAGCTGCACCTGGACGGCGGCGGCTTCTAcaccccggcccggccgcggGCCCCCGCCCCGCAGGAGAAGCCGGCGGCGTCCGTGATCAGCTTCGGGGGCGCGGCGCCGTCCGTCATCGTGCACGGCCGCCAGTTCTCCTCCGTGATCACGCACGGCAAGGCCGTGGCCGGgggccccccccgccgccccggccgagCCCGCCGCCAGCCAGGCCCCTCGGGGACGCCCCCCGAGGCAGGGCCAAAGCCcccaaggagaggaagaagacccCCCCCGTCCGGCAAGGGGGAGGCCGCCGAGGAGGCGGTGGAGTGCAAGGCCGAACCCCCCGGC GGCCCCCGGgcagagccgccgccgccgcccgagccCGGCAAGAAGACCAGCAAGATCGAGACGTACATCGCGAAGCCCGCGCTGCCCGGGACGTCCACGGACAGCAACGTGGCGCCCCTGTGCCAGATCACCGTGAAGATCGGGAACGAGGCCATCGTGAAGCGGCACATCCTCGGCTCCAAGCTGTTCTGCAGGCGGGGCCGGCGGTCCCCGGTACGCCGTGCCcgaggagccgccgccgccgcccccccccccgagagccAGCCGGGGGTCCCCGCGGACGGCCCGCTGGAGCTGTGCCACGCCGAGTGCGTGGAGCTGAGCGAGGCCTTCGAGGACGCCAGCGACCAGGACTCCTCCGACAAGCCGTGGCGCCCCTACTACAACTACAAGCCCAAGAAGAAGTCCCGGCAGCTGCGCAAGATGAGGAAGGTGAGCTGGCGGAAGGA CCCCCGGAGCCCGGGCGGCGGCTGGCGCAAGTACCCGGCCGAGCTGGaccgcgccccggcccggcccgccccggagAAGGCGCCGCCCGAGGACGAGGACCACAAGGAGATGCCCAAGCTGCAGTGCGAGCTGTGCAACGGCGACCgggcggcgggggccggcggCCCGGGGCGGCCCCACCAGCACCTCCCCGCCAAGCCCCACCACACGTGCGAGCTGTGCGCCAAGCAGTTCCAGAGCCCCTCCACGCTCAAGATGCACATGCGCTGCCACACCGGCGAGAAGCCCTACCAGTGCCAGACGTGC GGCGCCGCTTCTCCATGCAGGGCAAACCTGCAGAAGCACGCGCGCATCCACCTGGGCCTCAAGGAGTTCGTGTGCCGCTACTGCAGCAAGGCCTTCACCCTCAACGAGACGCTCAAGATCCACGAGCGCATCCACACCGGCGAGAAGCGCTACCACTGCCAGTTCTGCCTCCAGGGCTTCCTCTACCTGTCCACCAAGAGGAACCACGAGCGGAGGCACGCCCGCGAGCACGACGGCAAGGGCTTCGCCTGCTTCCAGTGCC AGATCTGCAAGACGGCCGCCGCCCTGGGCATGCACCAGAAGAAGCACCTGTTCAAGAACCCGGCCAAGCTGGAGAAGGCGGGGGACCCGGACGCCCCGGCGCCCGCGGACTCGGGGGACAACGGCCAAAGCGACGGCCTGCACGCCGCGGCGGAGAACGCCCTCTGA